A region of the Mycteria americana isolate JAX WOST 10 ecotype Jacksonville Zoo and Gardens chromosome 24, USCA_MyAme_1.0, whole genome shotgun sequence genome:
GAAAGGGAGAAACATTAATGTCAAATCCAGCCTGTGCAAAAGCCTCAGAAGAGGGTTTTCCAAAGCACTCTGGCTGAGTTTTCTCAGCAATTTCAGAGTGCAGTCCCAGTCCTGGAAGAGAAGAgagcctgctctgcagctctgtttcTCCACCTCAAGGTGACAggaggtttctttttcccccctttgggTGTTAGACACAGACACAGCAAAGCATGCAGCGCACAATAGCTGCGGGCAGCTCTTGCTTTCCAAACAACTTGTCCTTCAGCGACAATAGGTGAAAAAGGAACAGTCCCCCTtcccgctccccagcccctgcggcTGTCAGGGCCTTTCTATGGTACCACCAAACCTGTATCTGCATTCTCCTTCTGCTGCTGGTCTTTTCTGATCGTCTCCTCAATCTGGGCCCTGGTGACTTTGCCTGGAGTGACCTGCTTGGGCGACTTCCCTTTCAGCTTCGAGTCTTCCTCCTCCAGCAGGCGCTGCAGCTCCTTCTTGCGCTCCAGCTGTTCCAGCCGCcgcttctccctctcttcctggAAGGGAGAAAGGACCAGGTCACCTCCACCCTTACGCCTTCATAAGGCAGAGGGATCAAACTACCCCTTACAGGAGCAGGGAACCCCGCTTGAACAGGAACAGGCACCTCACTTCTGTAGCTAACGCAGCACCGACCTCACCTGATCGGAAGGGACGTCGGCTGGTTCTCCCCCCGACCTCCAGCGAGACAGCAAGAGCCTGGCCTGGCCCTTCAGAATAATAAttcccctgtccctgccctgtctgCAACCACGCGCTGGCTTCCCGTGATGTCAGTACTGCGAAACACAACCCCGCTGTCAAGAAGGAGCAGGAGGTaccagccaggactgctgacaatCAGATTAAGTTTTCCACTTTAATTTTAATAAGTGGTCGGAGGTTGAAGGTTCAGCAGTTGTTTGAGACAAGCCAGTCAAGAGGCTGAATTTGTCCTCAGGTCTGGCGCACGCTCTTCCTAAGAGCCAGGGCAGGCGGTTAGCCCGAATCCAACAAGCAATGCAGCTCTTGCGGTAATTTTAAAGTGCTTCACAAGGAGTTTAAGAGCCACTTTGCCCTCCAAGGCCCAGGGAAGAGCGTGACAAGACCAGGCAACAGGCCCTTAGGGGCTTGCAGCACTTTGGCTTcgagtttggttttgtttttttttcctcctctcccaaagcCTGAAAGGtctggcaaaaagaaagaaacaagtgaAGACCTCTGTCTAGGGCAGCGTCACATGCTGCAAAGCACTTCGTATTTAGGTTCGTTACATGGACGCTTAATTATGGCTCTCATCCATTATTCACAGGGATGGCACAACGAAGTGATCAAGCGTTAACGGAACGGGTTTACTCAAAGGcagctgcacagcaaaaccaCCCCAGCAGTAACGCAACCTGCTGTCTTCATCGGTGTTTAAGGAATAGGAGCGGAATTACGCGCGCTGGGGTAGGGCCCGCTTCGGAGATGGTAAGCAAGGCTGGGGTTTGAGACTctattaaacagaagaaaaacgtAAGTCGCTCCACGGCTCAAGAGTTTAAAGAAAAACCCATCAAAACACAGAATCAAAGCCCACAAATACTGAATCAAAACACGCCctcgggctgctgctgcttccgtCAAGTGCGGCAAGGACCAGGCCTTTCAACCcggctgggaagggaagggaaaggaagggaaggaaaggaaagcctCGCCTAGCTCCACTCTGAGTAGCTGGGGCCAAGGATGGGAAAAAAGCCATTAGAGGGATGAAGCCTTTATTACAACTGGCAGTCTTCAAATTCTTGGTCATTAAGCGCTTAGTGCCAGTGCCTTGAGACACAATGCCCCGGCAACTGGACCGTGCATGATTTCAAAGTGCAAACTCATTTATTTAAGACACCGGCTTTCCCTGCCCGCTGCTTTCCTGTCAGGCCTCTCCCTCTTCTAGTAAAGGTTGAGTAAACAAATGTACTCGGTCTCCCAGATTAGGAGGGATTTTGGCCACTCCTAGAACAGGAAGGGTGTCACGAGAGGAGGGGGAAGACTGTCTTACCCCCCTCAAAATTTATTCACGGGGATATACGCGAGCAAGAGCAGCTGCAGGGGCTTAGCCCACCCTCACTCAGCACAGCGCAGGACAGCTCCAGCTCCAGATGGGATCTCCGGCTCGACCACCAGCCTCTGCTTACGCATCAGGCAGTTTTAAGGAAGAATTCAGGAGAAACCCCAAAACTGGAGAGATTCATGTGCCAAAATAGAAGGAGGGCCACAGAAACCACTGAAGGTCCAGCAGTCAGCGAGAGTAAGCCATTTAATTAGATGTAAAGCATATGCAAGAGAAGCAGCACCGCGTATTCAGGATACTGGTATCGTGCCTAGAACATGGGCTAGTGGAAAGAAACGGTCCCCTGACTGCTCGTCCCGTCTCTGAAGCTCAGGGGTGACTGAACAAGGTAACCCAGAGAAGGTTCCGGCACAGTGAGCACCTCAGCATGGCTGCAGGCGTGGTTGCGGCTTGAAtaattcaggagacagataaggAGCGGATACACAAGTTCTAATGACCTAAGGGAAGGGAGCAAGacatttcagaacagaaatgttatttatagTTAGAAAAGATTATCTTTTACCCCTGCTTATGACAGAAAGGGAACTGTCCTACCAGGCAGCTAGCTCAGCAACCTGTCTCACACCACACAGCCCCAGCCGGGATGACGACACGTCTGACAGAGCAGAAATTCAAGGATAATGCTCTGCTGCCGTTAGCTCCTTTCAAACAAAACTCTCCAAAGAGGACACATCCACTTAGCGAAGGGGAAACAGAGGCGCAAGTGGggtgcagagccttcctcctgcGCTGCGTGCTGCAGGGGACCTCCAGTTactcctctcccccagctgctggggtAAGCTACTCCCTGCTCTCTGGCATTTACAATTGAGTTTCTATTTGCGGAAAGTAAATAAGCTGGCACCATTACTAATTTGTCACAAGACCTGCAAAATCTACACGCTCAGGTTTCCTCAGCGGCCCGTCACATCCAGGTCTGCTCTGCAACTTCCGCGGTgctcaaaagcagcagctctgagccgCCCGCTCGCCGATCCCGAAGCCCAAGGGGCCTGGAGCTGTCATTTTTGAAGACTTTTCTCAGGTTGGGCCAAACCAAACGAATCCTTTATGAATCAGCTTAAAACGTCCTGATGAAAGAGAGGCTTGGATTTGTCTAAGTGAAACATACCGCAAAGCTAttagaaaactggaaaggaaatgaataattttctCCCTCGACATTGCTGCACTTCGCAAGGCACTGGGAGGAGCGGGGTGTGAGATTTCTTTAGCTGGACACTCCTGTTCCCGAGGATTTGTGTGTTAATATGCGGGTTTCCAGCCTTGCAAAGAACTGCCTGAGCAAGGAACAATTCATTAGCTTTCAGAACAGCTTCCCACCTGCTAGACAGAAGGAGAACAAGGTCCCACGCACACAGCTTTGAGAGCAAGCGGTCAATTGAAGCAGCAGCACTCTCAATCAACCTCTTAGCGTGAGGCCCCGAGGAAGGCTGGAGAGCGTGCCACCAGGCTGGCGAAGCACGCCGCTTCTCACAAAGCAGAAGggcaaagcaatgcaaaaaaatgaCGCAGTCGGAAAGCGAGCGGGGCATAACCGGCCCGGAGCGTGTCTAAGTGCTCACTGGGCTATCTGAGGTACACCGGAGATTTGAGATGGGATCAAACATGCCCCTTCCATTGCCCACCGGCAGTCAAAACAAGCATCAAAGGGATACCGGAGCCTGAGGAAGTTGGTTCTGGGGTCTGAGCCCCAGGCTGGTGTCATCAGGTGTCTCTCCGCTACATCTCTGTCTCCTGCATTGCTCATTCAAGCCATCAGATTTCAGTATGGCGTAGCCGGTACCAGGCAGATGTCCTCCAAAGAGGGAAGAACAGTCATTTGACCTCTCTCGCATTTTATCTGAATAAGAGCTGGTGCTCACGGCTGAGTAATTCTGCACTGaatcggggtgggggggggcagggagaaagacACCACTCGCCTGTCTGCGATACCACTGCAGCTGGGACCTGCCGGTACACCAGCCTGCCAGCCCACAGCCCGTGACCGAGGCTAACGAGAATGAGAAAGGCGTAAAACTCGCACCAAAAGAGTCACTGCTCCCTCGTGCGCTATCTGCGCTCTTCTAGCACGAGTACTCGCCCTGCATTTAACTTGAATCTTTCCCCAGGCCCTTCGTACACAAGTACAAAGTGTCTCCTCGCTCCCACATCATCCGCACGCCCTCCCTTTACCATTGCCACCGAGGGCACCGAGCGAAGCCGCGGGAGAGACCTCCGCAGGACGGTGCTGCCGTCACCACGACACGCCGGGCAGAGAGAAAGGTGCCAAGGGGCTTTGAGCCGCTGCTGAACAGCAAGGAGGGGCTGCCTTCCTGGCATAGGGGCACTCAGCAAACAGAGCCCAGGCAAAACACGGCCTGAATGGGGAGAAGGGCTTGTCCTCCCTCAGCCAGACAGCCCCGGCAGGAGTTTGGGAAGGAGACTGGGAATTCGGCTGCGTCCTTCCAGCAGACACCTTGGCTCCAGCAGCAGTCCCAGCCAGCGAAATCTTCCTGCGCGTACCCACAGGGCACAAAGCGGCTAAACCCAAGGTCGCCAGAGAGAAGAAGGTCTGACTCCCACTGCAAGACCTCTGTCCTTGACAGGTATCGCGCTGGTCCTCTCTTCCCGTAACGCTCCAACCGAATTAACGGTTTGTCACCCTTCCAAGCCTGCCCGCAGCTTCACCCAGGACACAAACACATCCGTGGCTGTTCCACCAGACACGCTTTAGCTAACTGCACAGAGAAAACCACACTGTGACCGGGCTGATGAGGAGTGCCATGCTCCGAGCTGCAGTCTAACCTTGCATAGGAAGGGTGGGAAGGGATGGAAAGGATGAAGATACCCGcatgttaaaagaaaagcagttacCCAGGTAAAACTCTGAGTCTTCCAGCAAGAAGGATGTAAATTTTGTGctttccagccagagctctccagGGAAGGTAACAAGCTGTGACTTGTGCTGAAGTGCCAGAGGAGGAATACACACATCGCAGGCTGGTGATATTAGCTCAGATGTTCCTTTATGCATGACAGAGCCACCAAACGAGTGTCATCCTCCGTTAGCAGAGATCAGCTCCAAAGGCTGCTCTCAGAGCAGGGGGGGGTGGCAtttaaagaaaccccaaaacgcagcaaaagcaaacaacagGACAGTCGTCTGGTGACAGTGAATCTCATGACAGCAGGCACCGCGTTTTGAACATTAAGCTTCCCTGTGCCCAAGTATTAACGCTGATGTGCGTCGCTGCCCCGTCAGCGAGACCACCAGATTGCCAGGCAGagccaccaaaccccaaaacagagcTCTGCGCTCTCACTTATTTCACCGAGGCTCCGGTGATCAACTGTGGGGGGAAAGGGATTAAAAGGAGTGCGTGGGGTTTGGTCTCGGCACGTCCCAAAGGCTTTCAgccgctcctgcctgctggcaACGCAGGAATTCGGAGGTGCTGCACGGGTGCGCCGCGGCGCCGTCAATGTGTTACTGCCATCGCCCGGAGAGCCGGGGAAGAGCTGTAAGAGCTGCTCGGCGCTGACTGCGAGGTGCTGAGAGCATCCTCCTACACACACCGCCATCCCCTCCTCCGGGTGCTGTAGCCGAGAGCAACGCGAGTCCCTCCTGCAGCATATGGCCGAGGTCGGCAGCGCTATTTCCATGCCAGCACCACCCGCGAAACAGCTACTTCTCCGGGGAAGTTTGACTCCTGTGAACGGTTTGGTTTCTGTCCTCTCTAGGATGAGGATGGAAAGTCATTTACGGTCTGAGTCACACATCCCTTCCCTGCCGGGATGCGATGGGGCACAGGCAGCTTCTTCCGTTCTCCGTGGGGATATTCCAGCCCGATGGCactggagaagcagctgaggaaggTTTTCGCTGATTTATTTTCCCCCAGCAACCCACTCATTCTTGTCTGTTGGCCACTTGCTCACCTACACAAAGCCCCAGCCTTTGCTTAGGCTGTGGTAGCATCTGCGTGAGGCTCCGCAGCAGGAAGAAGCCCTGTGCAGGTACAGTTAGACTCAGAGCCTTTCTGGCAGGGCAGCTCCCCACGTGAGCGGAGACTTTTGCTGCTGtgagctgcagctccccaggggggCTCGTGGGAAGCAAACGCACTGAAATGCAGCGTTCAGGTGAAATTCAGACCTAGAGGCTACGGCGATGCTGATGCGGGGAGAGGGGATGGCTGAGGCGCCGAGTGGAAACCGCCTTGCTGGTTTCTCTAAAACCCAGTCCGAGGCTCCGGGAGGGACCCTGGTTTTCCAGTTAGCAATTCCAGCTCACAACACAGCTCCCCTTCTCCAGACTCCCATGCCCCTTGTCTGCAGGAGGCTGTTTTGGGAGCCCAGTCAAATAGGTCACTGTTAGCCAAGTCTTAAGTAGAGCAATAATAAGTCCTTGTTCCAGGAAGTAATTAGGCAGCATTACAGGATTGTGTTGGGGAACAGCACACAGGCCTCCTAATTCCAAACATCAAGACACATATTAGGGGTGAACTCGCGCAGATGTACGCAGCACGCAGCTATCAAGGTCACGGGGACGCGCTGGCTTCCTGCCTGCCCGGCCAGCGTGCTCGAGTACCGACACACAAAGTTCAGTAAGCAGCGAATTCacagagcagcacaaacccagtAACCCCACAAATCCCATTTATGTCATCAATAGAAGCCCTGTCTGGTTAGCACGAGGGTAAATAAATCATTTCAGAAGAGGCAGCTAAGTTATCACCGCCTATTGTTTCTAGAAAAATCCACAAAATCAGAAGGTAGATTTGTCTAACGCTGATGCAGGACAACGTCAAGAACCAAATAACCCAGAAACGAGCAGTAAAGTGCTCTGTTTATTGAACACAGAGGCAAATGGGCACCTGGGGCGGAGCAAGCTGGTAAGAGCAAACCAGAGAGAGTCTTCTGAGAGAGACATGTCCTGATGTGTGACACACCAAGttagggaggaaaaacaaaaaagctttgtAACCCTTAACcctgctgatttctttttccttctacaaaaaaaaaaaaaaaaaaaaaatcaaagaaaagttaagaaaggaaaagaaagaaaaaaaaaaaagctaaagaactGCTTGGTGAAAAAAATCAAGCCCTGCAGCAGAGTTCCTGATCTTTTACTTAATTCAATTTTAAATGATTCTGACAATAAAGCTTTTACTGCCTCCCTCGGGAAGCCAGCTCTAAGATCCACCAGATTTCTGAATTACACATCAAAGCTTACACTTACTCCCACACTCGGCTTCTTTTAGCTCCCAGAGAAGCCACTAGTTCCAGCTCTTCTGCCCAAAACTAAGCACAGGACGATGTGTGGAGAGACAGCTAcagctgggggcagaggaggagaaggaacccTTTCTGAGCAAGCCTGGATCTCACGGGCTTAGCAAAGGACCAGCTAGAAGACACCCTTCTACCTGACTAGCCATTCACCTTCCTTTGTTCCTTCCTCATCACGTGTTTGTCTTCATCCTTCCAGTAGGcatcttccagctcctgctgacgTTTGGCATcggctgctgcctttgcctcagcTTTCCTCGCGCGGGCAGCAGCCGACTTGGTATTTTCACCTTGGAACTTCTTGGGCATCACTCAAGGTGCtctgaggagaagaaaagaggttCAGATCCTTGCCCTGGACGGGATCTCGGGTTCTCCGTCACCCCAGGAAGCAGGAACAGCTGGAGCTCACATCACGAAAACCCCTTTTTCTTATTGCCTCATACCATTTCGAGATCCTGGGCAGAAAAGATCTAGCAATCTCCCAGCTCACCCAGGAGGAACTCTGCTCACTCCGCCCCAGATCCTCAGCAGGGGACAGTCCCTCCCGCCTATTTATTGCGCTGCAACGACGTGACAAATTGGGCTGCTGGGTTCCTGGTATTGAGTGAAAAGCACCGGTGCCCTGCAAGCCAAAACACTCCCTGCCGCTGAGTCAAAACGAAGCTGGGTGCTTTCGTTCTGCACCGGCAGGCTCCGAGGGGAATTCACTGCTGCCAGCAGAACAGGATGAAGCAGCACAAACGCTGTATCACGCCCTCTGACTATCTGTACAGAAACGCAGCCCCGTGGCCCCGTTTAACTTGGGAAACGGCCACGCAGATGTGCCGCGTTCATCTCCCCTACGTCGTCAGGGTAGGAAGAGTCCTAAAAGCCAGGCGGAACGGGAGCCAGAAAACTAACCGGGCACTAAGAAAGGCCCTTCTCCTCAGCACGCTGCCCATGCAGACGCCACGTTCTAGATCTTAAATCTTTACTTTTAATGGCAGATAACTATTTGCTAAACAAGAAACAACAGAGAAGGGCTGATGTTTAGGGCTGGCTGCTCGAGTCCCAAGCTTTGCAAAGCCTGGGCTGGATtaaatcctttctcttctccGAAACGTGCTCTGACCCTTCTCGAAGAGCACGACCTGGGCTGGGCGCCGGGGCAAGGCTGCAGGACAGCCCAACAACGCGTGGGAGGGCGGGGGatgcctcccccaccccaggggctgctcctgcagccgaAAGGGcccagctccgctcccggccACGCACCCAGAGCCGGCCTGCCCCGAGCTGCCCGACCCAAGGGCTGGCTGTCACCCGCCCAGGCCGGCCCCCTGCTCCGTGCCAGCgtccccagcagcccagctcgCCTTGGGGGCCCTACAGggccctccctccccggccctcCCCTCCCACGACAGAGCCCCCCGGGCTGCCCTTCCCCATTTGCTCAGGAAAGGGAcagctttccccctccccaaatccctggcctctcccctcctgcccttcccctcagcccctcTCCTCGCCCTCCGCCAGCCCCCACCGTCCTccgccccctgccctccccctgggCCCCggcctgcccccccccagctcttcccCCACCCTCGAATCCCCCCCAGGCCTCCCCACCCCGTcacccccagcccttcccctcgcTCCCGGCTCCCCTCCGCATCCCcggcccgtcccctcccctcaggccggccccggggccttggacccgccgcccgggcccgctCCTACCCGGTCCCCGCCGCTCCGGCCGTCGCGCACGTTGCGCGTCACCGGCGCGCGCGGTCGCTCCCGCAGGAGGGTCGGGGCGAGCAGCGCCGGCGGCTCGTCAGGGCGCGCATCCCGGCGCCGCCATCTTTGCTAAGGGCACGGCCCGCTCCGCCCAGGCCCCCCCGGCGCCAGGCCCAGCAGCGGCGGAGAACGGCAGGCCGGACGGCAGCGGCGAGCCGgacggcagcccccgcccgcggcagcgTCCGCAGCGCGGCGGGCAGGCCGGGGGAGAGCCCGCAGTCTGCCCGCCGCCTCCCTGCCCGCCACAAAGATGGCGGCGCTGCCGAGCGGCTCCTGCGGCGGCTGTGGGCGGGGGAATCGCACCTGGGTGGGCGGGGCTTAGCAGGGTGTGGTCCATTGTTCTCTGGGGGTGGGGCTTAACTGGGCGGGGCCCACTGTCACCTGGAGGATTTACCAGGGTGGGGCCCATTGTTGTCTGGGTGGGGCGGGGCTTATCAGGGCAGGGCCTATTGTTATACAGGTGGGGCGGGGCTTAGCAGGGCGGGGACGTCGCCTGATGGGTGGGGCTTAGCAGGGCGTGGCCCCATTGTCATCTGGGTGGTGCTGGGCTTAACAGGGCGTGGCCCATTGTCACCTGGGTGAGGCTTAGCAGGGCGTGGCCCATTGTCACCTGGGTGGGTGGGGCTTATCGGGGCAGGGCCcgccccccattccccccccccatgtcccccctcccccatttgaccccccccccgcccagcccccctgtccccccccacccccccagacaGGCTCCTCCTGGGGAACAGCTCCTCCTTTATTGGGGACTCTGGGTCGGGGAcgtgcaccccccccccccccgctgtccccccgcggccgcagccgggccccccgcacccccccgtgccccccgcgccCTACACGTGggtctcctgcagcagcaggtcGGCGGTGCCGGGCTCGGGGGGGCCCTGCGAGGGGCCGCCCTCCCCATCCGGCCTCACCGGCGGCACCTGGGGGGCTTCGGCCCTGCCCAGGGGCTCTTCCCCGGGGGTCCTGGCGCCcgcgggggacaccggggacgtCCGCTTCACGATGTCCCACCACAGCAcgcccgggggcggccgcggccgcttGGTCAGCCCTGCCGGAAAGGGGGTGCCATggggaggggctgcgggggggggggacaggacgaCGACGACACCCCGGCGCTGGGTCGCGTCCCCGCCTGGCCCCAGCCTCACCtggcagggagctgagcaggACCCCGGCCGCCACCGTGGCGAGGGTCCCCAGCGCCCCGTAGTACAGGTAGGAGATGGCGTAGAAGTCGCCCACGACGGCCGGcctgcggggggagggggagggaccAGCAGAGACAGCGGTGTGACGTCACAGTCAACAGGGAAAGCGGTGTGACGTCACAAGGAACAAGGGAAGTGCTATGACATCACAAGGAACAAGGACAGTAGTGTGACGTCACAGTGAACAGGGAAAGCGGTGTGACGTCACAGTCAACAGGGAAAGTGGTGTGACGTCACAAGGAACAAGGAAAGCGGTGTGATGTCACAAGGAACAAGGGAAGTGCTATGACATCACCAGGAACAAGGACAGTAGTGTGACGTCACAGTGAACAGGGAAAGCAGTGTGACGTCACAAGGAACAGGGAAAGCGGTGTGATGTCACAAGGAACAAGGGAAGTGCTATGACATCACCAGGAACAAGGAAAGCGGTGTGACATCACAAGGAACAAGGGAAGTGCTGTGACGTCACAAGGAACAAGGACAGTGGTGTGACATCACAGTGAACAGGGAAAGCGGTGTGATGTCACAAGGAACAAGGGAAGTGCTGTGACATCACAAGGAATATGGAAAGCGGTGTGACGTCACAAGGAACAAGGGAAGTGCTGCGACGTCACAGTGAACAGGGAAAGCGGTGCGATGTCACAAGGAACAAGGACAGCAGCGTGACATCACCgcgagccccccgcgcccccgaggcgccaccccccccccccccccgcctgggcCCCCCCTCaccgtgccggggccgggggctcctcgcagcagggcagggggcccAGCAGCACGGTGCGGTTGGCGCCGGCGGTGCGGTTGTAGAGCGGGCAGAGGGCTCCGGAGGCGGGCAGCACCCCCGCGGTGGCGGCGCTGGGGGGGTACAGGGTGCCCCCCACGGCCACCCAGAAGGAGAGGGCGAAGCCGGcgcccagcccccccagcacgcCCTGCGGCAGAGGAGAGGGGTCCGCACAGCCCGGGGGAGCGGCATGCGGCGggactccccccccgccccccccccccccgagcccccctccccgcgggacTCACGGCCGTGCCGCACGCCGGCAGGAGCAGGCCCAGGACGAAGGCCCCCAGCAGCGGGCCGCTGATCACCCCCATGACGGTGAAGGAGCCCTGGAAGGGGGACGGAGAgctctgcccccccgccccagctcgGCAGccgcgggggctcggggggcgcggaggaggagggggacgGTGCCCGGCTCTGCCGCAGACCCCCCTGgctgccgcggcccggccggctcAAGGGCTCTCCGGCAGCCGGCGGCCCGTGGCCGGGTCCCGCTCGGCCGGGCAGAGCCGGTGGGCGAGgacgggggggcacggggcgaGCTCAGCCGCGTGCCGGATCTGGCCCTGCACGCCGGGGCTCACCTGCAGCACGCCGCCGCCCAGCAGCGAGGCCAGAGCTGCCACCGTGATGCACGAGGTGCCGTAGATGAGCGCTGCGGCGGAGACGGGAAAGGCTcagcggcacggcacggcacggcacggtgcagcgcggcacagcacggcacgggaTGAGgtagcatggcacggcacagcacggcaccaCGCAGTGCACCGTGGCACGGCACAAAACAGTGCCGTGCAGCACAAGATGGGGTAGCACGGCACGGCGTGGCATGGGATGGCGTggtgcagcacagcatggcacggcatggcacagcgtggcacggcGCAGCGcggcacagcgtggcacggcaCAGGATGAGgtagcatggcacggcacagcacggcaccaCACAGTGCACGGTGGCACGGCACGAAACAGTGCCGTGCAGCACAGGATGGGGTAGCACGGCACGGCGTGGCACGGGATGGCACGGTGCAGCgcggcgtggcacggcacggcacggcacggcacggccccccTCCCCGCTCACACAGCCCCTTGGA
Encoded here:
- the CCDC124 gene encoding coiled-coil domain-containing protein 124, whose product is MPKKFQGENTKSAAARARKAEAKAAADAKRQQELEDAYWKDEDKHVMRKEQRKEEREKRRLEQLERKKELQRLLEEEDSKLKGKSPKQVTPGKVTRAQIEETIRKDQQQKENADTVEKEKTHLEVPLEENINRRVLEEGSVEARTIEDAIAVLSVANDLDRHPERRMKAAFTAFEEVNLPRLKQENPNMRLSQLKQLLKKEWMKSPENPMNQRHKAYNSQK